The DNA region aaacttaccCTGGTTATTTAATGTTGTCAGAAAGCTAATGTATTTTGCCATAGATGGTAATTCCATGGGGGGGAGCTGGAGTTTACGTGCTGCAGTTTTGATGTATTAAGAATAGAGCATACAGACAGCCTTTCTAAAGGGAACTCGATGATCCTGAAAACAAATCTTCCTCGAATGAACAGAAATACAACAGTGCAGAATTCAGAAAATGTTGCTTAAAAACCCCAGACTCCTGTTTTTAATGTACCGAAGCTTGGAGGTTGGATTTGTTTTCACGGGAGAAATCCGAGTGCAGCTTAGCCAGTATAGTTCCCTATGTTCCCTCTCCCTCCTCCTTCcctcctccttccctccctccccgtGTGACACGCTCGAATGCACAGCCCATTCAGTCAGCAGAGGCTGACGTCACCACATTTCCTGGAATCAGACACTGGCAGGAAAATGTAGACGCTGAACAGCAAATAAGATGTACATTGACGTCAGTCGCGAGTCATGCTGTGATTACAGGCAGTTTCTTTTGCACTGGCAAGACGGTAGCAGCCTAATAATTTGTTAGATAACTGGGGGTAAATTCATAAAGAGTTGTGAAGTACTTTAACCGATTTTCTGCAACTAGCAATGAATTGTACATGATTTGCAAATATTtctcagaaaaatattgcttttCTTATGAATTAATTTCTGCAATTATATGTAGCTGTTTTGTTGTACAATATTCTGTATGTACTTGTGTTTGATGTAGCAAAAACATTGTATGAATAACAAGCTGTGAAAGTGAGTAATATTTAAATTTCtcttgatgtatttaataacaaCCAATGTCATCAGCCCACtcttgaaaaatatttttagctGTGTTTCCTCATATTATCATCTTTTAAAATCTTTTCCATGTCTGTATAAGGGGTGGAGATTTCACCCCCAATTCATTTAggaatttatataaaatatgatAACCCTGTTTTTAAATACAGGAGCAGTGTACAGTTTAACAGTCATCACCATTTTATTCTTCACCATCCTGATTTACAAAGTTTACTGTCCCTGGGAATTCATCCCCGCATTCACTCCCACACGCAGACTCAGATATGCATGCATTAACATTTAATGTGAGGGAGTGGTTTATGCCTTAACTGTGACCCACTGGATACCAGAATGACACTGAATGCACTTTAATTCTGTTTCATTTTGTTCCTTTGTATGTTTTAATGCATTCGTCCATTATTCATCATTTCAGTATATTAACAATCTGGTGCTGTGATATAGCAGTCATTTTAAACTGTTTTAACTTGCCATTTTCATTGTAACTGGTTTTGCCAATCCAGttctttgtctttttttgtATAACTCTAATGAAGAAGAATCCTGTGAATGACACCAGTTAAAAGCAAATggcacttttccactggcatacaggaactgaGCCGTACCGGGCAGAGGCACTAGTTCCAGCTTGCCTCAGTTTTTTACTGCAGAAGGGTCAACTCAGTAAAGGTGTTGCTAGTTTTGGAGAGCGACAGTGATGTAAAACTGAAGAGATGCTTATTTACTGTCAAACTGTGTACATCATAATTTACTATgcgcatttttaatttttactgTGCGCTAATTTCCGCTAGCACGTCTGTGAGAATCCCTGTccttatgttagcatcaaacaCTAGCGGAATTAGTATTCCTtttgtaaatttgcattacgaaTCTATCCCATTCAGCTCTtctataatatttttttaagaagGTGGTTGGAAATTTTCAGTTTCCGAGGTATCGGGAATGCATCAGTATGTCATGATGAGCGATACTACTAATAATTCAATAATATATTCAATATGCCTGTTCTCCTTCAGCTAATCAATGCGTGTCGATGTAGAATACCAGTGTCTCCGTCTATCAAACGGCGGTGACATAACCAGCTTGGTTTGTTCAGGCTTTCGGCCCTGCAAACTGGGCTCTGTCAGCGTGCTTATGGCTGGAGTACGGCTCACataatttacaatggaaaaccatCAGTTGGCAGTACGACTTGGGTTCGACTCGGATCTTGGTGGCAGTAGGAAAGCGCCAAAAGTTTCTGCATAATGACTAGCTTAGGCTTGAATTGAGAGCTCGGGGTAGTGGTTAAACCAAATTATTTTGGGGGGTATTTTAGCCCTGACTGTTTATTTGTCTCATTTTCAGCAGCCACCGGCGACATGTCAACCTATCAGATTTGcagccctacctccagcctgcCCCATGGGGTGGTGATGGCCTCATCACCAGGGTCTGTACCCAGCCCACAGCAGCTGGCTGTGGAAGCCACACGCAAGAGAGAGCTCCGCCTCATGAAGAATAGGTATGGGCCCCATGTCTCCTGCATGACTAAACATGTCCTGTGTCTTTCCACTTGTTTGTGTCTGGCCCACACAGTTTGCGTGTTAATGCCTGTGCTCTGCAGAGCTGCTAGTGTTTAGGGCACAGCTGGTCACTGTAACGACTTGCTGTTTTGGTGTAATACATTTCTCTATGCTTGTTATTCAAATTTCCATGTCTGCCTGGTTGCTGCCCAGTCTGGCTTCTGCTGCTGGCTTAGAGCTCATTTTAACTGCTATGCTTCTTCTGCTTCTTGTCCTGGGGTTTCATCCATGCGTGTACTTAATTGTAGTCTTCTGAAGACTGTTAAAAAGCATGTATTTTTCTATTGTAATGGGATTGTTTTGATAGCTATACAGTATCTTTCAGACCTTTATGTTACTCTGTTCTTTTggggacagatttttttttaattatttgtataaaatatttttctctttaTATATGACTTTATTTGACTCTTCCGTAATGTGTATGTAATGAAAAACACACCTGAATATTGAAGGTGCCTTCAGTTTAGAGTACATTCATGTGTTTAGTGATGTAATTTGCATGGTTTCAGTGGCTCCTCCTGCTTTTCTGCTGAGACTCACTGGCTGGCATGTCTCCTCTGCTGCTCTACACTAATCTAACCATTGTGATGGAGTTTTACTGTTGTTGATTTCAAGGGAGGCCGCCCGGGAGTGCCGCAGGAAGAAGAAAGAATACGTCAAATGTCTTGAAAATCGCGTGGCTGTGCTCGAAAACCAAAACAAGACTCTCATTGAGGAGCTCAAAGTGCTAAAAGACCTCTACTGCCATAAACCTGAATAACACTGGATTGTCTGGGACAAACAAAAGACTATTATAAGCATTTCAGAGTGTACAGTGCTCATTAACTGTATGTGGTTGAGGCAAAACTGCTGTCGTCTTATGGCCTAAATTTTTGCAAAGACTTGCAGATTCAGTTGTCCACGATGGAAGATATTTCTGTTCAAACTCAAAGGAAGAGTCCTATGTGTCAGTAGCTGCGTGTCGCTCCTCTTGCTTGTACTTCTTGCAGGGAGGCTGCAAAAAAGAGTCGGCATTGGAAGAGGGAATACATGAAGTGTTTGGAATCCTGTGTTTGTATGCTAGAGGTCCAGAACGGGATGCTCAGTGATGAACTTGGTATCCTAAACGACATCTATGGTTTGGActcatattaaataaatgtgaaacaCAAGGTATTATTCCTCAACTAAGAAATACTTTTAGGCAAGACTAGGAAGACTATGCTAATGTAAATATTTCAATTCTTAACTCTCAGTTCTTTACTAATGTTGTCTGAGGGCAATATTAAGAATGGCAGCATCATACAGAACAACCAGCAAATGTGAATTAAATTGTGCCACCCAGTTATGCGTTATGCATTAGATTTCTATATTTATGTTTTGAGCCATCTGAAAATTAACCATAAATCTTAAGTTAGTGAAGTATGGCATTCACACTGGCCTTGATTTTGAGGATGCctgtaaaaaataaatcagaatTCAATTAAAATCAGAACATGCTATTTAACTATTCACTTGTTTACTGTCATTTTATTTCACAGCTCATTCATGCAATGTATAGTTTTTGGTTGTCGATTTATTGCATCAAAACCAAAGTGGATCATATGAGCATATTTGTTAATAAAAACTAAAGC from Brienomyrus brachyistius isolate T26 chromosome 1, BBRACH_0.4, whole genome shotgun sequence includes:
- the LOC125739209 gene encoding cAMP-responsive element modulator-like isoform X5, translated to MPIVQYAAQSPGGKKFVSLPGSNMAMRAATGDMSTYQICSPTSSLPHGVVMASSPGSVPSPQQLAVEATRKRELRLMKNREAARECRRKKKEYVKCLENRVAVLENQNKTLIEELKVLKDLYCHKPE
- the LOC125739209 gene encoding cAMP-responsive element modulator-like isoform X4: MNLKFPIPKQEPFEVTTSENSDLWALQISSNPRTPVTVMPIVQYAAQSPGGKKFVSLPGSNMAMRAATGDMSTYQICSPTSSLPHGVVMASSPGSVPSPQQLAVEATRKRELRLMKNREAARECRRKKKEYVKCLENRVAVLENQNKTLIEELKVLKDLYCHKPE
- the LOC125739209 gene encoding cAMP-responsive element modulator-like isoform X6; this translates as MAVTGDETESAATGDMSTYQICSPTSSLPHGVVMASSPGSVPSPQQLAVEATRKRELRLMKNREAARECRRKKKEYVKCLENRVAVLENQNKTLIEELKVLKDLYCHKPE
- the LOC125739209 gene encoding cAMP-responsive element modulator-like isoform X7, encoding MAVTGDETESATGDMSTYQICSPTSSLPHGVVMASSPGSVPSPQQLAVEATRKRELRLMKNREAARECRRKKKEYVKCLENRVAVLENQNKTLIEELKVLKDLYCHKPE